Proteins encoded by one window of Rutidosis leptorrhynchoides isolate AG116_Rl617_1_P2 chromosome 7, CSIRO_AGI_Rlap_v1, whole genome shotgun sequence:
- the LOC139859227 gene encoding serine/threonine-protein kinase TIO-like, with the protein MIPIYYLLFVKRVSIYLLYKTAIMSRSRVQKINMLNNITFEFQDDMDKGPKLTNYEGIKDSPRDELTTNAIKKVLIKGDTELIGSTGENTSERKLEAISFQENWIPISLPESWDDGVSTSNQSEPSVVTKLVATGARDSKGVADEIFWEHMGITVNILRMKKSDYNRGQLHLLDDLLIKCFSLLRKLLDNNGGGFGDSYMSHWVAVVELYKEVTGCTEDASGRLVYESVACIRIMISSVAQHLKASKATKHAEVATNTLREMLDHAKALGVIDDLLSCVATCGKSLMSGSSNLLRAACEACEAIWSLIHAFEIHSTNEEAPVFPLSSMYSHSLDQINIRSLIHAFEIQSRKENEPVFPLGSMYSNSLDQINIKGDEYGPLMGTDYEKIVETVTQEFLRSDDIRVAIFYCLRQRLEASWSSVIQVITKAFCIKIILRCCLHNDLVARVLCGLSSSCSSVVGGGGENTIISEVFSLISFCASFDTDPQQQDKQPENRTTVAQSIDDRSKGYTAVIMLTSSPETQQSRLSDLAHHYSLCDGIQNFRPHSMSAMLALGYMCSLENNEPIATSIREIVVPLIPPSTTLCDYLRMSITDAQGGKLMLSYWRGIKDGCVVLLYFRLLWGGPLATIQDLGSCDIPQSLINLLGNKQQQQQQHSNEIGLSPLGVYWAVSSLHMCLKGGSSVFRQVLITSENVKIMCDLISDVHLKLLRYWVGPGGGKSGVKETVDQVVNLLRFPFEASEKSIELGDMDSQSRKDMVIEIKASMDQYIQILLEVGLPGQIIKCLEHLESKDTEQPLELLILMIDHRSLVVELVRKGLLNPILMKSLLDDSSPTQVKVKALKIVTGLAEMDKASEKSIELGDMDSQSRKDMVIEIKASMDQYIQILLEVGLPGQIIKCLEHLESKDTEQPLELLILMIDHRSLVVVLVRKGLLNPILMKSLLDDSSPTQVKVKALKIVTGLAEMDKNSVLE; encoded by the exons ATGATTCCTATCTATTATCTATTGTTTGTTAAAAGGGTGTCAATTTATTTATTGTATAAAACTGCAATTATGTCAAGATCAAGAGTTCAAAAGATCAACATGCTTAACAATATAACATTTGAATTTCAGGATGATATGGATAAAGGCCCTAAGCTGACGAACTATGAAGGGATAAAAGATTCTCCAAGGGATGAGCTTACAACAAATGCCATTAAGAAAGTCCTTATCAAGGGGGACACCGAG TTGATTGGTTCTACCGGTGAAAACACATCTGAGAGGAAATTAGAGGCGATATCATTTCAAGAAAATTGGATACCGATCAGTTTGCCTGAATCCTG GGATGACGGTGTTTCAACGTCAAACCAGTCCGAGCCGAGTGTTGTTACAAAGTTAGTTGCTACTGGTGCACGTGATTCTAAAGGGGTGGCAGATGAGATATTTTGGGAACACATGGGTATTACTGTCAACATTCTTCGAATGAAAAAGTCAGACTACAATAGAGGGCAGTTACATTTGCTAGATGACTTGCTGATTAAG TGTTTCTCACTTTTAAGAAAATTATTGGATAATAATGGAGGTGGGTTTGGAGATTCATATATGAGTCATTGGGTGGCCGTAGTGGAGCTCTATAAAGAG GTTACTGGTTGCACTGAAGATGCATCGGGGAGACTTGTATATGAATCTGTTGCCTGCATTAGAATTATGATATCCAGTGTAGCACAACATCTGAAAGCTTCCAAGGCCACCAAACATGCCGAGGTGGCGACAAACACTCTTAGAGAGATGTTGGATCATGCTAAAGCTTTAGGTGTCATAGATGATTTGCTTTCATGTGTAGCGACTTGTGGTAAAAGTCTCATGTCTGGTTCTTCAAATTTGTTACGTGCAGCTTGTGAAGCATGTGAGGCTATTTGGTCACTAATACATGCTTTTGAGATTCATTCTACAAACGAAGAGGCACCTGTATTTCCGTTAAGCTCGATGTATTCCCACTCTCTGGATCAGATTAATATTAGGTCACTGATACATGCTTTTGAGATTCAATCTAGAAAAGAGAATGAACCTGTATTTCCATTAGGTTCAATGTATTCCAACTCTTTGGATCAGATTAATATTAAAGGAGATGAATATGGACCATTGATGGGTACAGATTATGAAAAAATAGTGGAAACTGTGACGCAAGAATTCCTCAGGTCTGATGATATAAGGGTTGCTATCTTCTATTGTCTTCGCCAGCGCCTGGAAGCCTCATGGTCTTCTGTAATTCAGGTGATAACTAAGGCTTTCTGTATAA AGATAATCTTACGGTGTTGCCTGCATAATGATTTGGTTGCTAGAGTTTTATGTGGTCTCTCTAGTTCATGTTCATCAGTGGTTGGTGGAGGTGGTGAAAATACAATCATTTCAGAGGTTTTTTCATTAATATCTTTTTGTGCTTCATTCGATACAGATCCTCAACAACAAGACAAACAACCTGAAAATCGAA CTACAGTTGCACAATCCATAGATGATCGGTCTAAAGGATATACTGCAGTAATTATGCTTACATCATCACCTGAAACTCAGCAGTCTCGCCTCTCTGACCTAGCTCACCATTACTCTTTGTGTGATGGAATACAGAATTTTCGTCCCCATTCTATGTCGGCCATGCTGGCACTTGGATACATGTGCTCCCTTGAAAATAATGAGCCCATTGCAACGTCAATTCGTGAAATAGTCGTTCCTTTGATCCCACCGAGTACCACACTTTGTGATTATCTCAGGATGTCAATTACAGACGCTCAAGGTGGTAAACTCATGCTCTCATACTGGCGCGGGATCAAGGATGGGTGCGTGGTTTTGTTGTATTTCAGATTACTTTGGGGTGGACCTTTAGCTACTATTCAAGACTTGGGTAGCTGTGATATTCCCCAAAGTCTTATTAATTTGTTAGGAAacaagcagcagcagcagcagcagcattcaAATGAAATTGGACTATCACCTCTTGGGGTTTACTGGGCAGTTAGTTCATTACACATGTGTCTTAAAGGAGGAAGTTCAGTTTTTCGCCAGGTGTTGATTACAAGTGAAAATGTAAAAATAATGTGTGATTTAATATCTGATGTCCATCTTAAGCTTTTACGCTATTGGGTTGGACCTGGTGGAGGGAAAAGTGGAGTCAAAGAGACAGTTGATCAAGTAGTTAATCTTTTGAGGTTTCCATTTGAGGCTTCTGAGAAGAGTATTGAACTTGGAGACATGGACTCTCAAAGTAGGAAGGATATGGTTATAGAAATAAAAGCAAGCATGGACCAGTATATTCAAATCCTTTTAGAG GTAGGACTTCCTGGGCAAATAATCAAGTGTTTGGAACATTTGGAGTCCAAGGATACTGAACAACCTCTTGAGCTTCTAATCTTAATGATAGATCATCGTTCACTGGTTGTTGAACTTGTTAGGAAAGGACTCTTGAATCCAATTTTAATGAAAAGCTTACTTGATGATTCATCACCAACTCAAGTCAAGGTGAAGGCTCTGAAAATAGTTACAGGATTAGCCGAAATGGACAAG GCTTCTGAGAAGAGTATTGAACTTGGAGACATGGACTCTCAAAGTAGGAAGGATATGGTTATAGAAATAAAAGCAAGCATGGACCAGTATATTCAAATCCTTTTAGAG GTAGGACTTCCTGGGCAAATAATCAAGTGTTTGGAACATTTGGAGTCCAAGGATACTGAACAACCTCTTGAGCTTCTAATCTTAATGATAGATCATCGTTCACTGGTTGTTGTACTTGTTAGGAAAGGACTCTTGAATCCAATTTTAATGAAAAGCTTACTTGATGATTCATCACCAACTCAAGTCAAGGTGAAGGCTCTGAAAATAGTTACAGGATTAGCCGAAATGGACAAG AACTCTGTGTTAGAGTGA